In the Candidatus Electrothrix sp. GW3-4 genome, one interval contains:
- a CDS encoding DUF5666 domain-containing protein, with the protein MKTYSLSIELFHRKKHLFALPMLFLLLLFPLSVQAAGNQTMSEDKAHGLYQAGALFSEQNEILFLGVVQKAPQKGQIGTWTVDGSEVLVAETTVIKGEPTIGSFVELEGSWLVRNSIFKAYDLRVLKEADPLGTSGELIGTVEQMPTLNWPYGTWMVAGRKINVKKDLIIENSEKAKVGAEVALKGSYVDGVFTASAFKVQPASR; encoded by the coding sequence ATGAAGACCTATTCTCTTTCCATTGAATTGTTCCACAGAAAAAAACATCTGTTTGCACTCCCCATGCTGTTCTTGTTACTCCTCTTCCCGCTGTCTGTACAGGCGGCAGGAAATCAGACAATGAGCGAAGACAAGGCACATGGCCTCTACCAAGCAGGAGCACTTTTTAGTGAACAAAACGAGATACTCTTTCTCGGGGTGGTGCAAAAAGCTCCCCAGAAAGGTCAGATCGGGACCTGGACAGTAGACGGCAGTGAGGTTCTCGTTGCAGAGACCACAGTCATAAAAGGAGAACCAACTATCGGTTCTTTTGTAGAGCTGGAGGGAAGCTGGCTGGTACGCAACAGCATATTCAAGGCCTACGACCTTCGCGTGTTGAAGGAAGCTGATCCACTTGGAACCAGCGGCGAACTTATCGGGACAGTGGAACAGATGCCCACTCTCAACTGGCCCTATGGCACCTGGATGGTGGCAGGGAGAAAGATCAACGTCAAGAAGGACCTTATAATAGAGAACAGCGAAAAAGCTAAGGTAGGGGCGGAGGTCGCTCTCAAAGGCAGTTATGTAGATGGGGTCTTTACTGCTTCCGCATTCAAGGTCCAGCCAGCCTCACGTTAA
- a CDS encoding cold-shock protein, with protein MAEGTVKWFNDAKGFGFIEQDGGPDVFVHHSAINSEGFRSLQEGARVSFDVVDGQKGLAAENVVQQ; from the coding sequence ATGGCAGAAGGTACAGTAAAATGGTTTAACGATGCCAAGGGATTCGGGTTCATTGAGCAGGACGGTGGTCCTGATGTCTTTGTTCATCATTCTGCAATCAATTCCGAGGGGTTTCGGTCCTTGCAGGAAGGAGCTCGGGTGAGCTTTGACGTCGTTGACGGACAAAAAGGACTGGCTGCCGAAAATGTTGTTCAGCAGTAA
- a CDS encoding ATP-binding cassette domain-containing protein — protein MITTNNIGLSYGKRVIFKEVNIKFTPGNCYGLIGANGAGKSTFLKILSREIDPDHGEVSITPGQRLAVLNQDHFAFDEHTVINTVIMGHKELYKIMAERDAIYAKADFTEEDGIRSGELEVLFGEMNGYEAESEAAVLLKGLGIGEDLLQRTMKDLEGTEKVRVLLAQALFGNPDILLLDEPTNHLDIATITWLENFLSRFQNTVIIVSHDRHFLNQVCTHMADIDYGRIRVYVGNYDFWQQASELHFRQKESQSKKVKAKEQELKAFIQRFSSNASKARQATSRKKLLEKLTIEDMPVSSRKYPYIEFKPERPCGDVILEIEGLSKEVDGVTMFKDFNLIVNKGDKIAFAGPNSLAKTTLFQILSGELEPDSGSFRWGVTITNSYFPKENAAYFTDDGLDLVSWLRQYAPPKEDESFVRGFLGRMLFSGEEAMKKTAVLSGGERVRCMLSRMMLSGANVLILDEPTNHLDLESITSLNNALTAYSEVALFASHDHQFVSTVANRIIEFFPDRIVDEMMDFDDYLAMRDGDLAGDYSEQKAA, from the coding sequence ATGATAACAACAAATAATATAGGCCTCTCTTATGGTAAGAGGGTTATTTTTAAAGAAGTAAATATTAAGTTTACACCAGGTAATTGCTACGGACTGATTGGTGCTAACGGTGCTGGAAAATCCACCTTTCTCAAGATTCTTTCTCGAGAGATTGATCCGGATCATGGAGAGGTCTCCATAACACCGGGACAACGTCTTGCCGTGCTGAATCAGGATCACTTTGCCTTTGATGAGCATACAGTCATCAATACTGTGATCATGGGGCATAAAGAGCTCTACAAGATCATGGCCGAGCGTGATGCCATCTATGCCAAAGCAGATTTCACTGAGGAGGATGGTATTCGCTCCGGTGAACTGGAGGTGCTGTTCGGAGAGATGAACGGCTATGAGGCGGAATCCGAAGCAGCCGTCCTCCTCAAGGGGCTGGGCATCGGCGAAGACCTGCTCCAGAGAACAATGAAGGACCTGGAAGGAACGGAAAAGGTCCGGGTTCTGTTGGCCCAGGCCCTGTTCGGTAATCCAGACATCCTCCTTCTGGATGAGCCCACTAACCATCTGGATATTGCAACCATTACCTGGCTGGAGAACTTCCTCTCCCGTTTTCAGAATACCGTTATTATTGTTTCCCATGATCGCCATTTCCTCAACCAGGTCTGTACTCATATGGCAGATATTGATTACGGTAGGATCAGGGTCTATGTGGGGAATTATGATTTTTGGCAGCAGGCCAGTGAATTGCATTTTCGTCAGAAAGAGAGCCAGAGCAAAAAGGTCAAGGCCAAGGAGCAGGAACTCAAGGCCTTTATCCAGCGTTTCAGCTCCAATGCCTCCAAGGCCCGCCAGGCCACCTCTCGTAAGAAGCTCCTGGAAAAACTCACCATTGAAGATATGCCGGTATCTTCTCGTAAATATCCCTATATCGAGTTTAAACCAGAGCGTCCCTGTGGCGATGTGATTCTGGAGATTGAGGGATTAAGCAAGGAGGTGGACGGGGTGACTATGTTCAAAGACTTCAATTTGATCGTCAATAAAGGGGACAAGATTGCCTTTGCCGGTCCGAACAGCTTAGCCAAGACCACCCTGTTCCAGATTCTGTCCGGTGAACTGGAACCGGACAGCGGTTCTTTCCGTTGGGGAGTGACCATCACCAACTCCTATTTTCCCAAGGAGAATGCCGCCTATTTTACCGACGATGGACTGGATTTGGTCAGTTGGCTGCGCCAGTATGCCCCGCCCAAAGAGGACGAGAGTTTTGTTCGGGGATTTCTCGGGAGAATGCTGTTTTCCGGCGAGGAGGCCATGAAAAAGACCGCTGTCCTCTCCGGTGGAGAGCGGGTGCGTTGTATGCTGTCCCGTATGATGCTTTCCGGGGCTAATGTGTTGATTCTGGATGAACCCACCAATCATCTGGATCTGGAGTCCATCACTTCTCTGAATAATGCCCTGACCGCCTATTCCGAGGTGGCGCTTTTTGCTTCCCACGACCATCAGTTTGTCTCGACAGTAGCGAACAGGATTATCGAGTTTTTTCCTGACCGTATTGTTGATGAGATGATGGATTTTGACGATTACCTGGCCATGCGGGATGGTGATCTGGCTGGTGATTATTCCGAGCAAAAGGCCGCCTGA
- a CDS encoding DEAD/DEAH box helicase, with protein MIKRFLIKAGRKLKRLTRSGERKKKITSPSDQELVQATGQQHRSSDKRTHSPYAEQQGDSERREQDRPPRKPRKKKPRWTLEQFPVDPVEGQSRFHDFSLPLGLMHAIADLDFKYCTPIQEKALPDAMAGKDIIARAGTGTGKSAVFLVAVFARLISENKRQRQSGEKYPGRKPGAPRALIIAPTRELVMQIAKDGKALANYSPLRIVAVYGGTDYQKQEQVLRERPVDVLVATPGRLLDYVSKKIVDLRQAGIMVIDEADRMLDMGFIPDVRRIIYKTPPKEQRQTMLFSATLTEDVKHLASQWCVKPISIESAPEQVAVDTVQQLVYTVTSEEKYHVLYNLITGQEHARIMVFTNMKSEAARLNDRLRRNGINAILLTGDVPQKKRMTRLESFRASENGVMIATDVAGRGIHIDGISHVVNYTLPYEPEDYVHRIGRTGRAGESGIAICFACEEGAFQLPDIEEYIGRSLACTLPEEELLVKPPKGSKKGGNEKVPHRNSGSSGGRRPRPRRR; from the coding sequence ATGATAAAACGATTCCTTATTAAGGCCGGACGCAAATTGAAACGGCTGACCAGATCAGGTGAGAGAAAGAAGAAGATAACTTCTCCGTCCGATCAAGAACTGGTGCAGGCAACAGGGCAGCAGCACAGATCTTCCGATAAAAGGACCCATTCTCCATATGCGGAACAGCAAGGAGACTCAGAAAGGCGGGAGCAGGACCGTCCTCCTCGTAAGCCGAGAAAGAAAAAGCCTCGCTGGACCCTGGAGCAATTTCCGGTGGATCCTGTGGAAGGCCAAAGTCGTTTTCATGATTTCTCCCTGCCGCTGGGCCTGATGCATGCTATTGCTGATCTTGATTTCAAATATTGTACCCCGATTCAGGAAAAGGCCTTACCGGATGCCATGGCTGGTAAAGATATCATCGCCAGGGCTGGGACCGGGACTGGCAAGAGCGCAGTCTTTCTGGTTGCGGTCTTTGCCCGCCTGATCAGCGAGAATAAGCGGCAACGGCAATCAGGGGAAAAATACCCTGGGCGGAAGCCTGGGGCTCCCCGTGCCCTGATTATTGCTCCAACCAGAGAATTGGTTATGCAGATCGCCAAGGACGGTAAGGCCTTGGCCAACTATTCGCCCCTGCGCATTGTCGCGGTTTACGGGGGCACGGATTACCAGAAGCAGGAGCAGGTCCTGAGAGAACGTCCTGTTGATGTCCTGGTAGCCACCCCAGGGCGTCTGTTGGATTATGTCTCGAAAAAGATTGTTGATCTGCGGCAGGCCGGAATTATGGTCATTGATGAGGCGGACAGGATGTTGGACATGGGTTTTATTCCCGATGTCCGACGGATCATCTATAAAACCCCGCCCAAGGAGCAACGCCAGACCATGCTCTTCTCCGCTACCCTGACCGAGGATGTCAAACATCTTGCCTCGCAATGGTGCGTAAAACCCATATCGATTGAGAGCGCTCCTGAACAGGTGGCCGTGGACACGGTGCAGCAGCTGGTCTACACCGTGACCAGTGAGGAGAAATACCATGTGCTCTATAACCTGATCACAGGCCAGGAACATGCGCGGATCATGGTCTTTACCAATATGAAAAGCGAGGCTGCCCGCCTGAATGATCGGTTGCGGCGGAACGGGATCAATGCTATTCTACTCACCGGAGATGTTCCCCAAAAAAAACGGATGACCCGCCTAGAAAGCTTTCGAGCCAGCGAGAACGGTGTGATGATTGCCACAGATGTGGCCGGGCGTGGAATCCATATCGACGGGATCAGTCATGTGGTGAATTATACCCTGCCCTATGAACCGGAAGATTATGTCCACCGGATTGGCAGGACGGGCAGGGCAGGGGAAAGCGGTATTGCCATCTGTTTTGCCTGTGAAGAAGGGGCATTTCAGCTACCTGATATTGAAGAGTACATCGGGAGGTCACTGGCCTGTACCCTGCCAGAGGAAGAGCTCTTGGTAAAGCCTCCCAAGGGGAGCAAGAAAGGCGGGAATGAAAAGGTCCCCCATCGAAATAGCGGGAGTAGTGGTGGGAGAAGGCCTCGGCCAAGAAGGCGGTAA
- a CDS encoding DUF3012 domain-containing protein, with amino-acid sequence MKLMKRVVGGVVLAGVALVLSGCPAQVGSERWCQNMRDKPKADWSASEAVDFAKHCIIK; translated from the coding sequence ATGAAGCTGATGAAGAGAGTTGTAGGTGGTGTTGTCCTGGCTGGAGTGGCACTGGTGCTGTCAGGTTGTCCAGCGCAGGTTGGTAGTGAGCGCTGGTGTCAGAATATGCGGGATAAACCTAAAGCGGATTGGAGTGCCAGTGAAGCTGTTGATTTTGCTAAGCATTGCATTATAAAATAA
- a CDS encoding GlsB/YeaQ/YmgE family stress response membrane protein, whose amino-acid sequence MDLTQLLIMLGLGALAGWLAGKILKGGGSGLIVNMIVGIIGSVIGGWTFGQLGISVGNDLIGSLVTAVVGAMILLFIVGLVKK is encoded by the coding sequence ATGGATCTCACGCAGTTGTTGATCATGCTCGGCCTTGGTGCATTGGCTGGTTGGCTGGCAGGTAAAATATTGAAGGGCGGCGGTTCCGGCTTGATAGTAAATATGATTGTCGGAATTATTGGCTCGGTGATCGGTGGCTGGACCTTTGGCCAGCTGGGCATCTCAGTGGGTAATGATCTGATCGGTTCCCTGGTCACCGCTGTGGTGGGGGCTATGATCCTCCTCTTTATTGTGGGGCTGGTGAAGAAGTAA
- a CDS encoding rhodanese-like domain-containing protein — protein MRNMKKLLTWTMVGAVLTLGASSASAFGFGENKFAKEVEKEQGAVKLARETVQGDYGLITTEELKKLIDAGEDILIIDTMPYEDSYKKNHIPGAKQFLFPIPPMESWDSKETRGKSQEDYAALLGTDKDKTIVVYCGFVKCTRSHNGAMWARKLGYTKVLRHPGGIFAWKGAEYPAESTK, from the coding sequence ATGCGTAATATGAAAAAACTTCTCACCTGGACAATGGTTGGCGCCGTACTGACCCTGGGGGCAAGCTCTGCCTCTGCATTCGGGTTTGGCGAAAACAAATTTGCAAAGGAGGTGGAAAAGGAGCAAGGGGCGGTCAAGCTGGCCCGCGAGACCGTGCAGGGTGATTATGGACTGATCACCACTGAGGAGTTAAAAAAGCTCATTGACGCTGGCGAGGATATCCTGATCATCGACACCATGCCGTATGAGGATAGCTACAAGAAAAACCACATCCCTGGGGCCAAGCAGTTTCTCTTTCCCATCCCCCCCATGGAGAGCTGGGACAGCAAGGAGACAAGAGGAAAGAGCCAGGAAGATTATGCAGCTCTGTTAGGGACGGATAAAGACAAAACCATTGTGGTCTACTGCGGTTTTGTCAAATGTACCCGCAGTCATAACGGGGCCATGTGGGCAAGAAAACTGGGCTACACCAAGGTCCTGCGTCATCCTGGCGGTATCTTTGCCTGGAAAGGGGCAGAGTACCCTGCTGAGAGTACGAAATAA
- a CDS encoding MauE/DoxX family redox-associated membrane protein: MLTHTALLWGYHGTRLLISALFLYAAAGKLFALPSFALTISDYGLVPEGFVLPTAVLLVVAELIAALALLLDLRGGLTGITLLLLLFIAVLMYGIHLGLAVDCGCFGSGDQQDNGAQGLYQAVYRDLVMLAGCLFLYGYRFVTAMRLRHLTAFPFLSKYSSRNTGKTINFSTKGENNA; encoded by the coding sequence ATGCTAACCCATACTGCCTTGCTATGGGGCTATCATGGCACCCGCCTGCTGATCAGTGCTCTCTTCCTCTATGCAGCTGCTGGCAAGCTCTTTGCACTGCCCTCTTTTGCTCTGACCATCAGCGATTACGGTCTGGTCCCGGAGGGATTCGTCCTCCCGACAGCGGTCTTGCTGGTTGTTGCAGAGCTCATTGCAGCCCTTGCTCTCCTGCTGGACCTACGGGGAGGTCTAACAGGCATTACTCTCCTTCTGCTCCTCTTTATTGCCGTGCTCATGTATGGCATTCATCTCGGCCTTGCCGTGGATTGTGGCTGTTTTGGCTCCGGGGATCAACAGGATAATGGCGCCCAAGGGCTCTACCAGGCCGTGTATCGTGATCTGGTGATGCTGGCGGGCTGTCTCTTTCTCTACGGGTACCGCTTCGTCACGGCAATGCGCCTGCGCCACCTTACAGCATTTCCTTTTTTATCCAAATATAGCTCCCGGAACACCGGGAAAACAATAAATTTCTCAACAAAAGGAGAAAACAATGCGTAA
- the can gene encoding carbonate dehydratase: MRKLKEVFEQNRLWAERVRASDPSFFKKLSEQQNPEYLWIGCADSRVPANQIIDALPGEVFVHRNIANVVVHSDLNCLSVIQYAIDILKIKHIIVCGHYGCGGIKAAWEDKEHGLIDNWLRNIKDVQRFHQDELDNLTSEKEKIDRLCELNVIEQVVNVCQTTVVQGAWKSGQELAVHGWIYSIEDGILRDLNICITKSEEIPNTLEDGLCFTRYAAIKIG; encoded by the coding sequence ATGCGGAAGTTAAAAGAGGTTTTTGAGCAAAACAGACTATGGGCAGAAAGAGTACGGGCGTCTGATCCGAGCTTTTTTAAAAAGCTTTCAGAACAGCAGAACCCTGAGTATCTTTGGATTGGTTGTGCTGACAGCCGGGTACCGGCAAATCAGATTATTGATGCCCTTCCTGGTGAGGTCTTTGTTCATCGGAATATTGCAAATGTTGTGGTCCATTCTGACTTGAACTGCCTGTCCGTGATTCAGTATGCCATCGATATCCTCAAGATAAAACATATTATCGTCTGTGGACATTATGGCTGTGGTGGTATTAAGGCTGCCTGGGAGGATAAAGAGCACGGGTTGATTGATAATTGGCTCAGGAATATTAAAGATGTTCAGCGTTTTCACCAGGATGAACTTGATAACCTCACCAGCGAAAAGGAAAAGATAGATCGTCTCTGCGAGCTAAACGTCATAGAGCAGGTGGTGAATGTCTGTCAAACAACAGTTGTGCAGGGGGCCTGGAAATCGGGGCAGGAGCTGGCCGTGCATGGCTGGATCTACAGCATTGAAGATGGCATATTACGCGACTTGAATATCTGCATTACCAAGAGCGAAGAAATCCCCAACACCCTGGAGGATGGCCTGTGCTTTACCCGGTATGCGGCAATCAAGATCGGCTAG
- the pgeF gene encoding peptidoglycan editing factor PgeF, whose product MKKRSRPDQSPQQPDLFFYSSLLITTPHAMFTRQGGVSVSPFTSLNLSYGVGDEPAAVRENRDKVKKELKVQYLASTVQVHGDQVLIVEGLDSDHEYQGTDALVTRQKGVGLLIQQADCQAVLLYDPLRQVIAAVHNGWRGSVANIIAKTVKTMEENFGTSPEDLRAVISPSLGPCCAEFIHYEQELPPSFQQWRVADNYFNFWKISRWQLVEAGLLEAHIRATEICTMCNKDFFSFRRATKKQGKPGRTGRNGSIIKLLS is encoded by the coding sequence ATGAAAAAACGCTCCCGACCAGACCAATCTCCCCAACAGCCTGATCTGTTTTTTTATAGCTCTCTGCTCATCACCACCCCACACGCCATGTTCACTCGTCAGGGCGGTGTCAGCGTATCACCTTTTACCAGCCTGAATCTTAGTTATGGGGTTGGCGACGAGCCTGCCGCTGTCCGGGAGAACAGAGACAAGGTAAAAAAAGAGCTGAAGGTGCAATATCTGGCCTCAACCGTACAGGTACATGGTGATCAGGTTCTCATCGTGGAGGGCCTGGACAGTGATCATGAATATCAAGGTACCGACGCCCTGGTCACCCGACAAAAAGGAGTGGGGCTTCTTATTCAGCAGGCAGATTGTCAGGCCGTGCTCCTTTATGACCCGCTGCGCCAGGTTATTGCTGCTGTCCATAACGGTTGGAGAGGTAGTGTCGCAAATATCATTGCAAAAACCGTTAAGACGATGGAGGAGAACTTCGGCACCTCTCCTGAAGATCTGCGGGCCGTCATCAGTCCTTCCTTAGGACCTTGTTGTGCAGAATTCATTCATTATGAACAAGAGCTCCCTCCGTCCTTTCAGCAGTGGCGGGTTGCGGATAATTATTTTAATTTTTGGAAGATCAGTCGCTGGCAGTTGGTGGAAGCAGGCTTGCTTGAAGCGCATATCAGGGCAACGGAAATATGCACCATGTGTAATAAGGATTTTTTCTCTTTTCGCAGAGCAACAAAAAAGCAGGGCAAGCCAGGGAGAACAGGGCGAAACGGGTCTATTATCAAATTGTTATCGTGA
- a CDS encoding DUF3373 family protein — protein MKKAFSVLTLAGMIALPAAVMAGGERGATNISDEKVEELVQQVDQLQGELARKDEIAAENDTKLQAMTETLEDMESRLEDMDDLLDERSEAWDLAARFLWSGDFRSRLDYYNATGADYLNPASGAQESGREYSSDTFFTNRFRLNMEVKATEDIKFKGRLAMYKTWGMESYTRNDLNSWWPLFDGNSTRTPSDNAVRVDRAYVNWTNIGGAPVWLSIGRRPTTDGMPSQIRLGVDERMATASAQMEYAFDGASLGYQYDWGNDSMGLGRVRFCYGRGFENGVQWDAATYYGSTDMYPLDDTDIAGLSWDVMETEDRLLYVQSFLAMNMFMHPNFLDDDFNAMMDEQTANYTEGNIHHTSAVYQATAGDFTYFVSGGWSKTDPGGHGMLNDYATSMVMQADGSMTPNPDWRPNTDSESGYSLYTGLRYDFSDLGVKIGVEYNYGSQYWIAFNPGHDDLYLAKLATRGHVGELYMIYDLPAGEAISKYAKTFVRLGYQHYAYDYTGNDWITKPYDTDDPAMMTAALNMATESGSVVPLESADQVYLTLDVFF, from the coding sequence ATGAAAAAAGCATTTTCAGTACTGACACTTGCCGGAATGATAGCCCTGCCTGCTGCTGTCATGGCAGGGGGTGAAAGGGGAGCGACGAATATTTCTGACGAAAAGGTTGAAGAGCTCGTCCAACAGGTCGACCAGCTCCAGGGGGAACTCGCCCGTAAAGATGAGATCGCGGCTGAAAATGATACAAAATTGCAGGCCATGACTGAAACACTGGAAGATATGGAAAGCAGGCTGGAGGACATGGACGATCTTCTTGACGAGCGATCCGAGGCCTGGGATCTGGCAGCACGATTTCTCTGGTCCGGCGATTTTCGCTCTCGACTTGATTATTATAATGCAACCGGTGCTGATTACCTCAACCCTGCAAGTGGTGCCCAGGAAAGTGGGCGCGAGTACAGCAGCGATACCTTTTTCACGAATAGATTTCGCCTCAATATGGAGGTCAAGGCCACGGAAGATATTAAATTCAAGGGACGATTGGCCATGTACAAAACCTGGGGCATGGAGAGCTATACCAGAAACGATCTGAATAGCTGGTGGCCCCTCTTTGACGGCAATTCAACCCGGACACCTTCTGACAACGCCGTACGGGTTGATCGGGCCTATGTGAACTGGACCAATATCGGTGGGGCCCCTGTATGGTTGTCCATTGGGCGCCGACCGACCACAGACGGCATGCCAAGCCAGATTCGTCTTGGTGTTGACGAACGTATGGCAACGGCCTCGGCCCAGATGGAGTATGCCTTTGACGGTGCTTCTCTGGGATACCAATACGATTGGGGCAATGACAGCATGGGATTGGGTCGTGTCCGCTTCTGTTATGGCCGGGGATTTGAAAACGGGGTGCAATGGGATGCTGCAACCTATTATGGTTCCACGGACATGTACCCGCTGGACGACACCGATATTGCCGGTCTCAGTTGGGATGTGATGGAAACAGAGGATCGTCTGCTCTATGTCCAATCCTTTCTCGCTATGAATATGTTTATGCACCCGAACTTCCTGGACGATGATTTTAATGCCATGATGGACGAACAGACAGCGAACTATACTGAGGGAAATATCCATCACACCTCTGCTGTGTATCAGGCAACAGCAGGCGACTTCACCTATTTCGTTTCCGGCGGTTGGAGCAAAACCGATCCGGGCGGTCATGGCATGCTCAACGATTATGCCACCTCTATGGTGATGCAGGCCGACGGCAGTATGACCCCTAATCCGGATTGGCGACCAAACACGGACAGTGAAAGCGGATACTCCCTGTATACTGGCCTTCGCTACGATTTTTCTGATCTCGGTGTAAAGATCGGTGTCGAATACAACTACGGCTCTCAGTACTGGATTGCCTTTAATCCTGGACATGACGATCTCTACCTGGCCAAGCTGGCAACCCGAGGCCATGTTGGTGAGCTGTACATGATCTACGACCTTCCTGCCGGAGAGGCGATCTCCAAGTACGCCAAGACCTTTGTCCGTCTGGGATATCAGCATTATGCATACGATTACACCGGCAATGACTGGATCACCAAACCCTATGACACAGATGATCCTGCCATGATGACAGCCGCCCTGAACATGGCCACCGAGTCTGGTTCTGTGGTACCGCTGGAGAGCGCAGACCAAGTGTATCTCACCCTGGATGTCTTCTTCTAG
- a CDS encoding radical SAM protein: MNFEPKWIAWEITRRCNLNCVHCRSSSELEIAGHPDCSFAEAKRVLDDIKSYADPVMVLSGGEPLLRPDVFDIASYGTSLGLRMCLATNGTLVTEETCRHIKESGIKMVSLSLDGSTAEVHDNFRNQPGAFAGTMKAIQLFNEHGIPFLINSSFTKRNKTEAPKIYELVKKLGATAWYLFMIVPTGRGEEIIEELIPESEYEDILNWHYDMEKEEHEMLVRPTCAPQYYRIVLQRSKAEGEKFKRRSLKFSTGGSKGCLAGQLICLIDVDGNVLPCSYFPKSGGNIREQSFQDIWENSELFMELRNFKGYKDNCGRCEYVNVCGGCRARAYAMTGDYLAQEPFCTYQPRS, from the coding sequence ATGAATTTTGAACCGAAATGGATCGCCTGGGAAATCACCCGTCGTTGCAATCTCAACTGTGTGCATTGCCGATCTTCTTCTGAGCTTGAAATTGCAGGTCATCCTGATTGTTCTTTTGCGGAGGCAAAGCGGGTTCTGGATGATATCAAGTCCTATGCTGATCCGGTCATGGTCCTTTCAGGTGGGGAGCCCCTTTTGCGCCCTGATGTTTTTGATATTGCGTCCTATGGAACGAGTCTTGGGCTGCGCATGTGTCTGGCTACCAACGGTACCCTGGTAACCGAAGAAACCTGTCGCCATATTAAAGAATCCGGCATAAAAATGGTTTCCCTGAGCCTGGATGGCTCCACTGCTGAGGTGCATGATAACTTTCGCAACCAGCCTGGGGCCTTTGCAGGCACCATGAAGGCTATCCAGCTCTTTAACGAACATGGGATTCCATTTCTTATTAACTCCTCCTTCACGAAAAGGAATAAAACCGAAGCGCCGAAAATTTACGAGTTGGTCAAAAAGCTTGGTGCTACGGCCTGGTATCTGTTTATGATTGTTCCCACCGGGCGCGGCGAGGAGATCATTGAGGAGCTGATTCCTGAATCAGAATACGAGGATATCCTGAACTGGCATTATGATATGGAAAAAGAAGAGCATGAGATGCTGGTGCGTCCGACCTGCGCCCCCCAGTATTACCGGATTGTGCTTCAGCGTTCCAAGGCCGAGGGAGAAAAATTCAAACGTCGTTCTTTGAAATTTTCTACTGGTGGCTCTAAAGGATGTCTGGCTGGTCAGCTGATCTGTCTTATCGATGTTGATGGTAATGTGCTGCCGTGCAGTTATTTTCCCAAGTCTGGCGGCAATATTCGCGAACAGTCCTTTCAGGATATTTGGGAAAATTCTGAGCTTTTTATGGAACTTCGTAATTTCAAAGGGTATAAAGATAACTGTGGACGCTGTGAATATGTCAACGTCTGCGGCGGCTGTCGGGCCCGGGCCTATGCCATGACCGGTGATTATCTGGCCCAGGAACCCTTTTGCACCTATCAGCCCAGAAGCTGA